In Bacillus sp. DX3.1, the following proteins share a genomic window:
- the atpE gene encoding F0F1 ATP synthase subunit C, whose protein sequence is MSLGVIAAAIAIGLSALGAGIGNGLIVSRTIEGVARQPELKGPLQTIMFIGVALVEALPIIGVVIAFIVMNK, encoded by the coding sequence ATGAGTTTAGGTGTAATCGCAGCTGCAATTGCAATTGGTTTATCAGCACTAGGTGCAGGTATTGGTAACGGTCTTATCGTATCACGTACAATCGAGGGTGTTGCTCGTCAACCAGAATTAAAAGGTCCACTTCAAACAATCATGTTCATCGGGGTTGCATTAGTTGAGGCACTTCCAATTATCGGTGTAGTTATTGCATTCATCGTAATGAACAAATAA
- the atpF gene encoding F0F1 ATP synthase subunit B — MPTLLLGAAIPFGTIAYTLFVFLILLVMLRKFAWGPLMGIMKEREEHVSNEIDAAEKNNAEARKLVEEQREMLKQSRVEAQELIERAKKQAVDQKDVIVAAAKEEAESIKASAVQEIQREKEQAIVALQEQVASLSIQIASKVIEKELKEEDQVKLIRDYIKEVGEAR; from the coding sequence GTGCCAACTTTATTATTAGGAGCTGCCATTCCATTCGGAACGATCGCTTATACATTGTTCGTTTTCCTAATTCTATTAGTAATGCTTCGTAAATTTGCTTGGGGTCCTTTAATGGGAATTATGAAGGAACGTGAAGAGCATGTTTCTAATGAAATCGACGCTGCAGAAAAGAACAACGCAGAGGCGAGAAAATTAGTGGAAGAACAACGTGAAATGTTAAAACAATCACGTGTTGAAGCGCAAGAGTTAATCGAAAGAGCGAAAAAACAAGCTGTAGATCAAAAAGATGTTATTGTTGCTGCTGCAAAAGAAGAAGCAGAATCAATTAAAGCATCTGCTGTACAAGAAATTCAACGCGAAAAAGAGCAAGCAATTGTTGCTCTGCAAGAACAAGTTGCTTCTTTATCTATTCAAATTGCTTCTAAAGTAATTGAAAAAGAATTAAAAGAAGAAGACCAAGTAAAATTAATTCGCGATTATATTAAAGAAGTAGGAGAAGCGCGATGA
- a CDS encoding F0F1 ATP synthase subunit delta: MSNEIVAKRYAVALFQIAKEKHVLEMFEEELRLVQNVFVKNGELHSFLTQPNISKEQKKTFLSNVFSSISESILNTLYILVDNKRIEILPEIANEYVALANEERNVADATVYSIRLLSEEEKLSIAEAFAKRTGKDAIRIKNVVDEDLLGGIKVRIGNRIYDGSLQGKLARIQRELMKNR; encoded by the coding sequence ATGAGCAATGAGATTGTAGCTAAACGTTATGCTGTCGCTCTTTTTCAAATCGCAAAAGAAAAACACGTATTAGAAATGTTTGAAGAAGAATTGCGACTTGTACAAAACGTTTTTGTAAAGAACGGAGAACTACATAGCTTTTTAACACAACCAAACATTTCAAAGGAACAGAAAAAAACATTTCTTTCTAACGTGTTTTCTTCTATTTCTGAATCGATTTTAAATACGTTATACATTTTAGTGGATAACAAGCGTATCGAAATATTACCTGAAATTGCAAATGAATATGTTGCTCTTGCAAATGAAGAGCGTAACGTAGCAGACGCGACTGTATATTCGATTCGTCTTCTATCTGAAGAGGAAAAGCTTAGCATCGCAGAAGCATTCGCAAAGAGAACGGGAAAAGATGCAATTCGCATAAAAAATGTTGTAGATGAAGATTTACTAGGCGGCATTAAAGTCCGCATTGGAAATCGCATTTATGATGGAAGTTTACAAGGAAAGTTAGCACGTATTCAGCGTGAACTTATGAAGAATAGATAG
- the atpG gene encoding F0F1 ATP synthase subunit gamma: MASLRDIKAKINSTKKTSQITKAMEMVSASKLSRAEQNAKSFVPYMEKIQEVVASIARGSKGINHPMLTARPVKRTGYIVITSDRGLAGGYNSNVLRTVSNVIRERHNMDSNQYSIIVLGRLGRDYLKRRGFNIIDEVVGLSDHPSFTDIKDLASRAIAMFADGAYDELYIYYNHFVSKISQEVTENKILPLTEVTSDKPTTAYEFEPSEEDILKVLLPQYAESLVYGALLDGKASEHAARMTAMKSATDNAMEVIDTLTLSFNRARQAAITQEITEIVGGAAALE, from the coding sequence GTGGCATCTTTACGCGATATAAAAGCGAAAATTAACTCGACAAAGAAAACGAGCCAAATTACGAAAGCGATGGAGATGGTATCTGCATCGAAGTTAAGTCGTGCAGAGCAAAATGCTAAATCTTTCGTTCCGTATATGGAAAAGATTCAAGAAGTAGTAGCGAGCATTGCGCGAGGTAGCAAAGGGATTAATCATCCGATGCTAACGGCACGTCCTGTGAAGCGAACAGGATATATCGTTATTACGTCTGATCGCGGACTAGCAGGTGGTTATAACAGTAACGTTTTACGTACAGTGAGTAACGTAATTCGTGAACGTCACAACATGGATTCAAACCAATATTCAATTATTGTGCTTGGACGACTAGGTCGTGATTACTTAAAACGTCGTGGCTTTAACATCATTGATGAAGTAGTTGGACTTTCTGACCACCCATCATTTACAGATATTAAAGATCTTGCTTCTCGAGCAATTGCGATGTTTGCAGATGGTGCTTATGATGAGCTGTATATTTACTACAACCATTTTGTAAGTAAAATTTCACAAGAAGTGACGGAAAATAAAATTTTACCGCTTACGGAAGTGACGTCTGATAAACCGACGACAGCATATGAATTTGAACCTTCAGAAGAAGATATTTTAAAAGTATTATTGCCACAATACGCAGAAAGCTTAGTGTACGGTGCATTACTAGATGGTAAAGCAAGTGAACACGCGGCGCGTATGACAGCAATGAAAAGTGCTACAGACAACGCGATGGAAGTTATCGATACACTTACACTTTCATTCAACCGTGCTCGACAAGCAGCGATTACGCAAGAAATTACGGAAATCGTTGGTGGCGCAGCAGCGTTAGAATAA
- the atpA gene encoding F0F1 ATP synthase subunit alpha has translation MSIRAEEISALIKQQIENYQSEIEVSDVGTVIQVGDGIARAHGLDNVMAGELVEFANGVMGLAQNLEENNVGIIILGPYTEIREGDEVRRTGRIMQVPVGKELIGRVVNPLGQPVDGLGPINTTNTRPIESPAPGVMDRKSVHEPLQTGIKAIDALVPIGRGQRELIIGDRQTGKTAVALDTILNQKDEDMVCIYVAIGQKESTVRNVVETLRKHGALEYTIVVTASASQPAPLLYLAPYAGVTMGEEFMYNGKHVLVVYDDLSKQAAAYRELSLLLRRPPGREAYPGDVFYLHSRLLERAAKLSDAKGGGSLTALPFIETQAGDVSAYIPTNVISITDGQIFLQSDLFFSGVRPAIDAGTSVSRVGGSAQIKAMSKVSGTLRLDLASYRELEAFAQFGSDLDKATQAKLNRGARTVEVLKQGLHKPLRVEKQVMVLYALTRGFLDDIPVADITRFEEEFHAWLDSNAAELLSEIRTTKKLADDEKFAAAINGFKKVFVASEA, from the coding sequence ATGAGCATCAGAGCTGAAGAAATTAGCGCACTGATAAAGCAACAAATCGAAAACTATCAGTCTGAAATCGAAGTTAGCGATGTTGGTACAGTTATCCAAGTCGGTGACGGTATCGCACGTGCTCATGGTCTTGATAACGTTATGGCTGGTGAACTTGTAGAGTTCGCTAACGGCGTTATGGGACTAGCACAAAACTTAGAGGAAAATAATGTAGGTATTATTATTTTAGGACCTTACACAGAAATTCGTGAAGGTGATGAAGTTCGTCGTACAGGCCGCATCATGCAAGTGCCAGTAGGGAAAGAACTAATCGGCCGTGTTGTAAACCCATTAGGTCAACCAGTAGATGGTTTAGGCCCAATTAATACAACAAACACTCGTCCAATTGAAAGCCCGGCACCAGGTGTAATGGATCGTAAATCTGTGCATGAGCCACTTCAAACAGGTATTAAAGCGATTGACGCACTTGTACCAATTGGTCGTGGTCAACGTGAGTTAATCATCGGTGACCGCCAAACAGGTAAAACAGCAGTTGCACTTGATACAATCTTAAATCAAAAAGATGAAGATATGGTTTGTATCTACGTTGCAATTGGACAAAAAGAATCTACAGTACGTAACGTAGTAGAAACACTACGTAAGCATGGTGCATTAGAGTACACAATCGTTGTAACAGCATCAGCTTCTCAACCAGCTCCATTATTATACTTAGCTCCTTACGCTGGTGTAACAATGGGTGAAGAATTCATGTACAACGGTAAACACGTATTAGTAGTATATGATGACTTATCGAAACAAGCAGCTGCTTATCGTGAATTGTCATTACTATTACGTCGTCCTCCAGGTCGTGAAGCGTATCCAGGGGATGTATTCTACTTACATTCTCGTTTACTAGAGCGTGCAGCAAAATTAAGTGATGCAAAAGGCGGCGGTTCTTTAACAGCGTTACCTTTCATCGAAACACAAGCAGGGGACGTATCAGCTTACATCCCAACAAACGTAATTTCTATCACAGATGGACAAATCTTCTTACAATCTGATTTATTCTTCTCTGGTGTACGTCCAGCGATTGATGCAGGTACTTCAGTATCTCGTGTTGGTGGATCTGCTCAGATTAAAGCGATGAGTAAAGTATCAGGTACACTTCGTCTTGACCTTGCATCTTATCGTGAGTTAGAAGCGTTCGCTCAGTTCGGTTCTGACCTTGATAAAGCAACACAAGCGAAATTAAACCGTGGTGCGCGTACAGTTGAAGTATTAAAACAAGGATTACACAAACCGTTACGAGTAGAGAAACAAGTTATGGTTCTTTACGCTCTAACACGTGGATTCCTAGATGATATCCCAGTAGCAGATATCACTCGTTTTGAAGAAGAATTCCATGCTTGGTTAGATTCAAATGCAGCTGAGCTATTAAGCGAAATTCGCACAACAAAGAAACTTGCGGATGACGAAAAGTTTGCTGCAGCAATCAATGGCTTCAAAAAAGTCTTTGTAGCTTCTGAAGCATAA